In Flavobacterium piscisymbiosum, the sequence TACTAACAAGATATTCGAACAAAAAAGACTATTTTTGATTTGTATGTATAAAAGTAAATTATGAATAAGTTTGATGACCAGGCTTCGAAATCGCTTTTGGATAAAAATCTAATAACTGAGAATCAATATCAGGAAATTAGTGTGTATCGCAATTTGAATATTTTCTCGCTAAATGCAGAACTAAAATTGTTCCTCTATTTATCTGTTTTATTGTTTACTTCAGGAATTGGGATTTTAATTTACAATAATATCGACAGCATTGGTCATATTGCAATCCTCTCATTGTTGTTAATTGTGATAGGAGTTTGTTTTTATTATTGTTTTAAAAATTCAAAAGGATTTCAAAAACAGGAAACTACTTTTGAACATCCGGTTGTAGAATATCTGGCCTTAGCTGGTAGTATTTTGACTTGTATTTTCATAGGATATTTGCAATTTCAGTATCAGCCATTTGGAACAAATTACAGATTCGCTACTTTAATCCCAACCATTGTCAGCTTCTTTTGTGCTTATTATTTCGATAATAAAAGTATTCTCACTATTGGTATTACAGGTTTGGCGGCATACGTTGGACTTTCAGTAACACCTCAGGATTTGCTAAACAATAGTAATTTTTACAACGATCAGACGTTAAGTTATTCGGCTATAATATTGGGAGTGTTGCTAATTCTATGGACGATTTATAGTTCAAGAATTCAGTTAAAAACGCATTTTAATATTATCTATCTCACTTTTGCTTTGCATATTATTAGTATTGCCACTATTAGCAGCTTGCTCGATTATTTTGAATACGGAATTTGGTTTCTTTTTCTGATTGTATTGGCAGCTTCGTCTTTTTATTTTTACAAAATTAGCCATGAACTTAAGGCAATTTCTTTGTATGTTTTTATGATTGTCTACGCTTATATAGGACTTAATATATTCCTGATTAGAATTTTCGAAAACTTTAGTTTTTCAGATATTTGGGTATTGTTCATTATGATCCTTCCTGTATATTTTATAGGCTCTATTTTAATGTTTATAAAGTTGATTAAAAAATTCAATAAAGAAATCGCAGCATGATAGTATACGATAAAAACTTATTAGACAATTTAGCTTTAGTCGAAGAAGCTAATTCTTTAGAATCAGCTGGATTTATTAGTAAAGAGCAAAAGAATTTAATTAAAAAAGAATTACCTGCTTTCAAGAGGCAAAGTAATATGCTGGTACGTTTGGGATTCTTTTTATTAGGAGCATTTTTGTACTTATCTATATGTGGGGTAATCGCATTAATAGGATTGACAGGTTCTACTTCTGAACATAATTTTTTTAATATTTGCTGTTATATTTTTGCCGCAATTGGTTTTGCGGGTGCAGAGTTTTTGGCAAATCAAAAATATTACGGACACGGATTAGACGATGCTTTTATTTTAGGAGCACTTTTAAATGTAGGATTTGCTATTGCCATAACAACCGAAGGCTATGAAATACAAGTTGCACTTTTTGTTGCTGTAGCTTCGTTTTTTATGTACAGAAGATATTTGCATCTATTGTCTTTATTGGTCTTTTGTATTGCAGCTGCAGGAGTTTTATTTTTCGGAATGTTTGAATTTGGCGATACAGGAAAAACGATTTTGCCATTTATAGCCATGTTAGCATCAGCCGCATTTTACTTTTTTACAAAAAGAATGCTTCATAAACTCACCGTAAATTATTACTACAATGGTCTTTTATTGGCCAATAGTTTTTGCTTGGTTTTGTTTTACCTTTCTTGCAATTATTTAGTAGTTAGAGAGCTTTCGGCAGAGCTTTTAGGTAACGAAGTACTGCCGGGACAAGATATTCCG encodes:
- a CDS encoding DUF2157 domain-containing protein; the encoded protein is MNKFDDQASKSLLDKNLITENQYQEISVYRNLNIFSLNAELKLFLYLSVLLFTSGIGILIYNNIDSIGHIAILSLLLIVIGVCFYYCFKNSKGFQKQETTFEHPVVEYLALAGSILTCIFIGYLQFQYQPFGTNYRFATLIPTIVSFFCAYYFDNKSILTIGITGLAAYVGLSVTPQDLLNNSNFYNDQTLSYSAIILGVLLILWTIYSSRIQLKTHFNIIYLTFALHIISIATISSLLDYFEYGIWFLFLIVLAASSFYFYKISHELKAISLYVFMIVYAYIGLNIFLIRIFENFSFSDIWVLFIMILPVYFIGSILMFIKLIKKFNKEIAA